In one window of Escherichia coli DSM 30083 = JCM 1649 = ATCC 11775 DNA:
- the apaH gene encoding bis(5'-nucleosyl)-tetraphosphatase (symmetrical) ApaH yields the protein MATYLIGDVHGCYDELIALLHKVEFTPGKDTLWLTGDLVARGPGSLDVLRYVKSLGDSVRLVLGNHDLHLLAVFAGISRNKPKDRLTPLLEAPDADELLNWLRRQPLLQIDKEKKLVMAHAGITPQWDLQTAKECARDVEAVLSSDSYPFFLDAMYGDMPNNWSPELRGLGRLRFITNAFTRMRFCFPNGQLDMYSKESPEEAPAPLKPWFAIPGPVAEEYNIAFGHWASLEGKGTPEGIYALDTGCCWGGTLTCLRWEDKQYFVQPSNRHKDLSEGEAVAS from the coding sequence ATGGCGACATACCTTATTGGCGACGTTCATGGTTGTTACGATGAACTGATCGCATTGCTGCATAAAGTAGAATTTACCCCTGGGAAAGATACCCTCTGGCTGACGGGCGATCTGGTCGCGCGCGGCCCGGGTTCGCTGGATGTTCTGCGCTATGTGAAATCCTTAGGCGACAGCGTACGTCTGGTGCTGGGTAATCACGATCTGCATCTGCTGGCGGTATTTGCCGGGATCAGCCGCAATAAACCGAAAGATCGCCTGACACCGCTGCTGGAAGCGCCGGATGCCGACGAGCTGCTTAACTGGCTGCGTCGCCAGCCTTTGCTGCAAATCGACAAAGAGAAAAAGTTAGTGATGGCCCACGCCGGGATCACGCCGCAGTGGGATCTGCAGACAGCCAAAGAGTGCGCGCGCGATGTAGAAGCGGTGCTGTCGAGTGACTCCTATCCCTTCTTCCTTGATGCCATGTACGGCGATATGCCAAATAACTGGTCGCCGGAATTGCGGGGGCTGGGAAGACTGCGTTTTATCACCAACGCCTTTACCCGTATGCGTTTTTGCTTCCCGAACGGTCAACTGGATATGTACAGCAAAGAATCGCCGGAAGAGGCCCCTGCCCCACTGAAACCGTGGTTTGCGATTCCTGGCCCCGTCGCTGAAGAGTACAACATCGCCTTTGGTCACTGGGCATCGCTGGAAGGCAAAGGTACGCCGGAAGGTATTTACGCGCTGGATACCGGCTGCTGCTGGGGTGGTACATTAACCTGCCTGCGCTGGGAAGATAAACAGTATTTTGTCCAGCCGTCGAACCGGCATAAGGATTTGAGTGAGGGAGAGGCGGTAGCGTCTTAA
- the pdxA gene encoding 4-hydroxythreonine-4-phosphate dehydrogenase PdxA, producing MVKTQRVVITPGEPAGIGPDLIVQLAQREWPVELVVCADATLLTDRAAMLGLPLTLRPYSPNSPAQPQTAGTLTLLPVALRESVTVGQLAVENGHYVVETLARACDGCLNGEFAALITGPVHKGVINDAGIPFTGHTEFFEERSQAKKVVMMLATEELRVALATTHLPLRDIADAITPALLHEVIAILHHDLRTKFGIAEPRILVCGLNPHAGEGGHMGTEEIDTIIPVLNELREQGMKLNGPLPADTLFQPKYLDNADAVLAMYHDQGLPVLKYQGFGRGVNITLGLPFIRTSVDHGTALELAGRGKADVGSFITALNLAIKMIVNTQ from the coding sequence ATGGTTAAAACCCAACGTGTTGTGATCACTCCCGGCGAGCCCGCCGGGATTGGCCCGGACTTAATTGTCCAGCTTGCACAGCGTGAGTGGCCAGTCGAACTGGTTGTTTGTGCCGATGCCACTCTCCTTACCGACCGGGCAGCGATGCTCGGTTTGCCGCTCACCCTCCGCCCTTATTCCCCCAACTCCCCTGCACAACCGCAAACTGCGGGCACATTAACGCTACTTCCTGTCGCGCTACGTGAATCTGTCACTGTGGGGCAGTTAGCAGTTGAAAATGGGCACTATGTGGTGGAAACGCTGGCGCGAGCGTGTGATGGCTGTCTGAACGGTGAATTTGCTGCGCTGATCACAGGCCCCGTGCATAAAGGCGTCATTAACGACGCAGGCATTCCGTTTACCGGGCATACCGAGTTTTTCGAAGAGCGTTCGCAGGCGAAAAAAGTGGTGATGATGCTGGCGACCGAAGAACTTCGCGTGGCGCTGGCAACGACGCATTTACCGCTGCGCGATATTGCAGATGCTATCACCCCTGCCCTTTTGCACGAAGTGATTGCTATTTTGCATCACGATTTGCGGACCAAATTTGGTATTGCCGAACCGCGCATTCTGGTCTGCGGGCTGAATCCGCACGCGGGCGAAGGCGGTCATATGGGTACGGAAGAGATAGACACCATTATTCCGGTACTCAACGAGCTGCGGGAACAGGGGATGAAACTCAACGGGCCGCTGCCTGCCGATACCCTGTTTCAGCCGAAATATCTCGATAACGCCGACGCCGTGCTGGCGATGTACCACGATCAGGGTCTTCCCGTGCTAAAATACCAGGGCTTCGGGCGCGGTGTGAACATTACGCTGGGCCTGCCCTTTATTCGCACATCAGTGGACCACGGCACCGCGCTTGAACTGGCGGGACGTGGTAAAGCCGATGTCGGCAGTTTTATTACGGCGCTTAATCTCGCCATCAAAATGATTGTTAACACCCAATGA
- the apaG gene encoding Co2+/Mg2+ efflux protein ApaG, translating into MINSPRVCIQVQSVYIEAQSSPDNERYVFAYTVTIRNLGRAPVQLLGRYWLITNGNGRETEVQGEGVVGVQPLIAPGEEYQYTSGAIIETPLGTMQGHYEMIDENGVPFSIDIPVFRLAVPTLIH; encoded by the coding sequence ATGATCAATTCGCCCCGAGTGTGTATTCAGGTTCAAAGCGTCTACATTGAGGCCCAATCTTCACCTGATAATGAACGTTACGTTTTTGCTTATACCGTAACCATACGCAATCTGGGGCGAGCGCCAGTGCAGTTGTTGGGGCGTTACTGGCTGATCACCAATGGCAATGGCCGTGAAACCGAAGTCCAGGGCGAAGGAGTGGTTGGCGTCCAGCCACTTATCGCGCCTGGCGAAGAGTACCAGTACACCAGCGGTGCAATCATTGAAACCCCGCTGGGCACCATGCAGGGTCACTACGAAATGATCGATGAAAATGGCGTCCCTTTCAGCATCGACATTCCCGTATTCCGACTCGCCGTTCCCACACTCATTCATTAA
- a CDS encoding type II toxin-antitoxin system CcdA family antitoxin, which produces MTAKRTTQSVTVTVDRELVNRARDAGLNMSATLTVALNAELKKHAATRWREENAEAIAALNQLADETGCFSDEYRSF; this is translated from the coding sequence ATGACTGCAAAACGTACCACACAAAGTGTGACCGTCACCGTCGACCGTGAGTTAGTCAATCGCGCTCGTGATGCAGGCTTAAATATGAGCGCCACCCTTACGGTTGCGCTCAATGCTGAACTTAAAAAACATGCAGCAACACGTTGGCGTGAAGAGAACGCAGAAGCTATCGCTGCGTTAAATCAATTGGCTGATGAAACCGGATGTTTCTCTGATGAGTACCGGAGCTTCTAG
- the rsmA gene encoding 16S rRNA (adenine(1518)-N(6)/adenine(1519)-N(6))-dimethyltransferase RsmA: MNNRVHQGHLARKRFGQNFLNDQFVIDSIVSAINPQKGQAMVEIGPGLAALTEPVGERLDQLTVIELDRDLAARLQTHPFLGPKLTIYQQDAMTFNFGELAAKMGQPLRVFGNLPYNISTPLMFHLFSYTDAIADMHFMLQKEVVNRLVAGPNSKAYGRLSVMAQYYCNVIPVLEVPPSAFTPPPKVDSAVVRLVPHATMPHPVKDVRVLSRITTEAFNQRRKTIRNSLGNLFSVEVLTGMGIDPAMRAENISVAQYCQMANYLAENAPLQES; this comes from the coding sequence ATGAATAATCGAGTCCACCAGGGCCACTTAGCCCGTAAACGCTTCGGGCAAAACTTTCTCAACGATCAGTTCGTGATCGACAGCATTGTTTCTGCCATTAACCCGCAGAAGGGCCAGGCGATGGTCGAAATCGGCCCCGGTCTGGCGGCATTGACCGAACCGGTCGGCGAACGTCTGGACCAGCTGACGGTCATCGAACTTGACCGCGATCTGGCGGCACGTCTGCAAACGCATCCATTCTTAGGCCCGAAACTGACGATTTATCAGCAGGATGCGATGACCTTTAACTTTGGCGAACTGGCCGCGAAAATGGGCCAGCCGCTGCGTGTTTTCGGCAACCTGCCTTATAACATCTCCACGCCGTTGATGTTCCATCTGTTTAGCTATACTGATGCCATTGCCGACATGCACTTTATGTTGCAAAAAGAAGTGGTGAATCGTCTGGTTGCAGGACCGAACAGCAAGGCGTATGGTCGATTAAGCGTCATGGCGCAATACTATTGCAACGTGATCCCGGTGCTGGAAGTACCGCCGTCAGCCTTTACACCACCACCCAAAGTGGATTCCGCCGTCGTGCGCCTGGTTCCTCATGCAACGATGCCTCACCCGGTTAAAGATGTTCGCGTGTTGAGCCGCATCACCACTGAAGCCTTTAACCAGCGTCGTAAAACCATTCGTAACAGCCTCGGCAACCTGTTTAGCGTCGAGGTGTTAACGGGAATGGGGATCGACCCGGCGATGCGAGCGGAAAATATCTCTGTCGCGCAATATTGCCAGATGGCGAACTATCTGGCGGAGAACGCGCCTTTGCAGGAGAGTTAA
- the folA gene encoding type 3 dihydrofolate reductase produces the protein MISLIAALAVDRVIGMENAMPWNLPADLAWFKRNTLNKPVIMGRHTWESIGRPLPGRKNIILSSQPGTDDRVTWVKSVDEAIAACGDVPEIMVIGGGRVYEQFLPKAQKLYLTHIDAEVEGDTHFPDYEPDDWESVFSEFHDADAQNSHSYCFEILERR, from the coding sequence ATGATCAGTCTGATTGCGGCGTTAGCGGTAGATCGCGTTATCGGCATGGAAAACGCCATGCCGTGGAACCTGCCTGCCGATCTCGCCTGGTTTAAACGCAACACTTTAAATAAACCCGTGATTATGGGCCGCCATACCTGGGAATCCATCGGTCGTCCGTTGCCAGGACGCAAAAATATTATCCTCAGCAGTCAACCGGGTACGGACGATCGCGTAACGTGGGTGAAGTCGGTGGATGAAGCCATTGCGGCGTGTGGTGACGTACCAGAAATCATGGTGATTGGCGGCGGTCGCGTTTATGAGCAGTTCCTGCCGAAAGCGCAAAAACTGTATCTGACGCATATCGACGCGGAAGTGGAAGGCGACACCCATTTCCCGGATTACGAGCCGGATGACTGGGAATCGGTATTCAGTGAATTCCACGACGCCGATGCGCAGAACTCTCATAGCTATTGCTTTGAGATTCTGGAGCGGCGGTAA